A stretch of the Panicum virgatum strain AP13 chromosome 9N, P.virgatum_v5, whole genome shotgun sequence genome encodes the following:
- the LOC120688933 gene encoding uncharacterized protein LOC120688933 — translation MPPPESDPAGDGTSAESRIAIIGAAATGSELLEIERYSHTRDLLPTGHAVILPPFSVGGHSWRLAYYPNNEINEFADFITISILHLQELGPRSAASAVVRARVTLSLLDQAGEPVPSRIQTTWMHDFSEIPGISFHDFINRAWLEESDYYLPYLLR, via the coding sequence atgccgccgccggaatCCGACCCAGCGGGCGACGGCACCAGCGCAGAATCGCGCATAGCTATCATTGGCGCCGCAGCGACGGGTAGCGAGCTGCTCGAAATCGAGCGGTACTCGCACACCAGGGATCTGCTCCCCACCGGCCATGCTGTCATCCTCCCCCCTTTCAGCGTCGGGGGCCACTCCTGGCGGCTCGCGTACTACCCCAACAACGAGATAAACGAGTTCGCCGACTTCATAACCATCTCCATCTTGCACCTGCAAGAGCTCGGCCCCAGATCCGCGGCTTCTGCGGTCGTCCGCGCGCGGGTCACGCTCAGCTTGCTCGACCAGGCCGGGGAACCGGTCCCGTCGCGGATACAAACTACATGGATGCATGATTTCTCCGAAATTCCTGGCATCTCCTTCCATGATTTCATCAACAGGGCCTGGCTGGAGGAATCTGATTATTATTTGCCATATTTACTTCGTTGA
- the LOC120688934 gene encoding uncharacterized protein LOC120688934: protein MESYIDSSDSEFGRAKAGGSAGKEESRERSPSLSEGARADHPKGLRSAARKRRASSQPGETSPTDKVSRTTTSGDDARVGTKDPSIPVDPSKGTQTTSQKTTASAGSSKGGGATQGEKGAGASKALIVEPLPKLTAPKKLPLKKAPIKASLGPGGSRSDTSAAPKPTNNVPEGVPDVDTRSAEEVADSMLLGSSLPGAEEERRQQEEIHASPHHQEDHVREVAATPHVEASLVVGASTSAVPSASAPPPVDRIKLAQENMDLVQVRVTECQKLLAELAEQGSSKPQDNTELLALKDHVSKLTAEKVALVEKHKKSPKEKRDEIKKLQKIKADSDKEMLQMLQQVKNLSDSNTALQQ, encoded by the exons ATGGAAAGTTATATAGATAGTTCTGATAGTGAGTTTGGTCGTGCAAAAGCTGGGGGGTCAGCTGGAAAGGAGGAGAGCAGGGAACGGAGCCCCAGTCTGAGCGAAGGTGCTAGGGCTGATCATCCCAAGGGGCTTCGCTCCGCTGCGCGGAAGCGCCGAGCTTCGTCTCAGCCTGGCGAGACCAG TCCGACAGACAAGGTGTCGCGAACTACaacatctggggatgatgctagGGTGGGAACAAAAGACCCTTCCATCCCGGTGGACCCATCAAAGGGGACCCAGACTACTTCGCAGAAGACAACTGCGTCGGCGGGTAGTTCTAAGGGTGGTGGTGCCACCCAGGGGGAGAAGGGCGCTGGAGCAAGCAAGGCGCTGATCGTTGAGCCCTTGCCAAAGCTGACGGCACCAAAGAAGCTACCATTAAAGAAGGCACCCAT TAAGGCGAGCCTGGGGCCTGGGGGTTCTCGCAGCGACACGTCCGCAGCCCCCAAGCCCACCAATAATGTTCCCGAGGGTGTCCCTGATGTGGACACTCGATCTGCGGAGGAAGTGGCGGATTCCATGCTACTGGGTTCGTCGTTACCCGgtgcggaggaggagcggaggcAGCAGGAGGAGATCCATGCAA GTCCTCATCATCAAGAGGATCATGTGAGGGAAGTTGCGGCTACGCCGCATGTTGAGGCGTCGCTGGTGGTGGGGGCGAGTACCTCCGCCGTCCCTTCGGCGAGTGCCCCGCCACCAGTGGACAGGATTAAACTTGCACAGGAAAACATGGATCTTGTGCAAGTTCGTGTGACTGAGTGTCAGAAGCTTCTGGCG GAGCTGGCAGAGCAAGGGAGCAGTAAGCCCCAGGACAACACGGAGCTACTCGCTCTGAAAGATCACGTGTCCAAGCTCACAGCCGAGAAGGTTGCTCTGGTGGAGAAGCACAAGAAGAGCCCCAAGGAGAAAAGAG ATGAGATTAAAAAGTTACAGAAGATCAAGGCGGATTCTGACAAGGAAATGCTTCAGATGCTACAACAAGTGAAGAACTTGTCAGACTCCAACACAGCGCTGCAACAATAA
- the LOC120693270 gene encoding uncharacterized protein LOC120693270 has protein sequence MFRNKVLVRAAASASASASSSSPLPPFLLRQLSLSAAAAAAAPISALDLEILCCRLSRRHRLACLPQLPADALLVFQGCQSREAAEAVSEVAATFPGTTVGEEEELVCSGELVAKAVECELHSMMLEHGWTCLGESIYVDSKFHQSDERTDLPALNVEVRLGRNDDFEFVVSPDAFRYTSHKISDVASPKIMEMFQHSNEVVLDINNFLTVCTTLPALQEGHVIGYSKMLPSEQCLDKLMELCLCKHGLDTNYSYHVAVKLTDGASSEMKWWPSSLVLQGSGLQPALKSVRVSKAMSALHSFVELLKAWNFFGHNKLTIKEQVLLNSSSTLPTWDKAASNLTIHSSKNDNIENFDLGHTNVMYKGQSLILDFRTPKPAVLSSLRAKSWNIEVHKIGHSPGDNDNLSGASPISDGFQSQLVAPNSLYKSQVTRLKPSFSRRKPSEKRKLGYSSEHPDADNSNKSSHPDAVANHANPVSSSNAILHMPVNQVSENLGRNHAGLLKARSQGGGGITKTQQDYLETKNLDTRRKSKGYTSTPSIQEVMKAIPDIEKDVLTTKVMNTKSNSVDAKDEVTAEAKRKAKQDLDTNMLTAVTKQKIMPEVVNNEFAIKARNNQNDDLKKKVSKSKAKAVDKDLLNSTRTKAKPDVASEELIAKVMDHHRRGELRLLTVADLKCFLGAKKAKVGGTKEVLIQRVTELLA, from the exons ATGTTCCGCAACAAGGTcctcgtccgcgccgccgcctccgcctccgcctccgcatcATCCTcctccccgctgccgccgttcctcctccgccagctctcgctgtccgccgccgccgccgccgccgcccccatctccgccctcgacctcgagatcctctgctgcaggctctcccgccgccaccgcctcgcgtGCCTCCCCCAGCTCCCCGCCGACGCGCTCCTCGTCTTCCAG GGATGCCAGTCCCGCGAGGCGGCCGAGGCGGTCTCCGAGGTCGCGGCCACGTTCCCTGGCACCACG gtgggcgaggaggaggagctcgtgTGCTCGGGTGAGCTGGTCGCGAAAGCCGTCGAGTGCGAGCTGCACTCCATGATGCTTGAACATGGATGGACGTGTCTGGGAGAGAGTATTTACGTGGACTCCAAGTTTCATCAGAGTGATGAGAGGACTGATCTGCCCGCGCTGAATGTG GAAGTCCGATTGGGTAGGAATGATGATTTTGAATTTGTTGTCTCACCTGATGCATTTCGGTACACTAGTCATAAG ATCTCTGATGTTGCTAGCCCCAAAATCATGGAAATGTTTCAGCACAGCAATGAAGTAGTTTTGGACATCAATAACTTTCTAACAGTCTGTACAACTCTCCCTGCACTTCAGGAAGGCCATGTGATTG GATATAGCAAGATGCTCCCCTCAGAACAGTGCTTGGACAAGTTAATGGAGCTTTGCTTATGTAAG CATGGGTTAGATACAAACTACAGTTATCATGTAGCCGTCAAACTTACAGATGGAGCTTCATCGGAAATGAAATG GTGGCCTTCTTCGTTAGTTCTCCAAGGTTCAGGGCTTCAACCAGCCTTAAAATCTGTAAGAGTATCTAAGGCAATGTCTGCCTTGCATTCCTTCGTAGAATTATTGAAAG CTTGGAATTTCTTCGGGCATAATAAACTAACAATTAAG GAACAGGTTCTACTGAACAGCTCTTCAACTCTGCCTACTTGGGATAAGGCTGCAAGTAACCTGACAATACACAGTTCAAAAAATGATAATATCGAGAATTTTGATTTAGGTCATACAAATGTTATGTACAAAGGTCAATCACTTATTCTAG ACTTTCGCACCCCAAAACCTGCTGTCCTTTCTTCGTTGAGGGCAAAATCGTGGAATATTGAAGTGCACAAGATAGGCCATTCACCGGGTGATAATGACAACCTCAGTGGCGCAAGTCCTATCAGTGATGGTTTCCAATCACAACTGGTTGCTCCAAACAGTTTATATAAAT CACAAGTTACTCGGTTGAAGCCTTCATTCAGCAGAAGAAAACCATCAgaaaaaaggaaattgggatattCATCAG AACATCCTGATGCTGATAATTCAAACAAATCAAGTCATCCTGATGCTGTAGCAAATCATGCTAATCCTGTTAGTTCATCAAATGCGATTCTTCACATGCCAGTCAATCAG GTTTCTGAAAATCTTGGAAGAAATCATGCAGGGTTACTGAAGGCCAGAAGTCAAGGAGGTGGAGGAATTACGAAAA CCCAACAAGATTATTTAGAAACAAAGAATTTGGACACAAGAAGGAAG AGTAAAGGCTACACATCAACACCAAGTATCCAAGAAGTGATGAAAGCAATACCAGACATTGAGAAAGATGTGCTTACCACAAAGGTAATGAACACAAAATCGAATTCGGTTGATGCCAAGGATGAGGTAACTGCAGAAGCAAAGAGAAAGGCAAAGCAAGATCTGGACACGAATATGTTGACTGCTGTAACTAAACAGAAAATAATGCCAGAAGTTGTCAACAATGAATTTGCTATAAAG GcgagaaataaccagaatgatGACCTTAAGAAAAAGGTTTCAAAGTCGAAGGCAAAAGCAGTTGACAAGGATCTCTTAAATTCAACAAGGACAAAAGCAAAGCCAGATGTTGCCAGTGAAGAGTTGATAGCAAAG GTGATGGATCATCATAGGAGGGGTGAGCTGCGTTTACTGACGGTGGCTGATCTAAAGTGTTTCCTCGGTGCAAAGAAAGCGAAGGTTGGAGGAACAAAGGAAGTGTTAATACAAAGAGTGACTGAGCTTCTTGCTTGA
- the LOC120688931 gene encoding BTB/POZ and MATH domain-containing protein 2-like, which translates to MSSSACSIRPADQGLRTPEPSSPPSIPTVPPGIYGFDEFIEREFLEKSEYLKDDSIKIKCDVFISMEIHTEDRTAAPPFVVVPPSDMHMHFSNLLATEDGADVKFEVDGETFRAHRYILAARSPVFKAELLGAMRESTGDSIQIDDMLVQVFKTFLHFIYNDSLPEMDEQEEALMAQHLLEAADWYDMQRLKLICEDKLCNHLEVSTVATTLALAEQHNCQGLKEACIEFLISPDALEAVLATEGFEHLTKSRPALVKELMSKLGTRLYKRRKLKA; encoded by the coding sequence ATGTCCAGTTCAGCCTGCTCAATCAGGCCAGCAGACCAGGGCCTTCGCACACCCGAACCATCTTCACCTCCGAGTATACCGACCGTGCCTCCGGGTATATACGGCTTTGATGAATTCATCGAGAGGGAGTTCTTAGAGAAATCGGAGTACCTCAAGGACGACAGCATCAAGATCAAGTGCGACGTCTTTATTTCCATGGAGATCCATACGGAGGACAGGACTGCTGCACCTCCATTCGTCGTGGTCCCGCCGTCTGACATGCACATGCATTTCAGTAACCTCCTTGCAACCGAAGATGGTGCCGATGTCAAATTCGAAGTTGATGGGGAGACATTCAGAGCACACAGATACATTCTTGCCGCGCGTTCCCCTGTCTTCAAGGCCGAGCTTTTGGGAGCGATGAGAGAGAGCACTGGGGATTCTATACAGATTGATGATATGTTAGTTCAGGTGTTCAAGACCTTTCTACACTTCATCTACAACGACTCGCTGCCAGAGATGGATGAGCAAGAAGAGGCTCTGATGGCTCAGCATTTGCTGGAAGCAGCGGACTGGTATGACATGCAGAGGCTCAAGCTGATTTGTGAGGATAAGTTGTGCAACCACCTAGAAGTGAGCACCGTCGCAACCACACTTGCGTTGGCCGAACAGCACAACTGCCAGGGACTGAAGGAGGCTTGCATTGAGTTCCTGATATCTCCTGATGCACTGGAAGCTGTCTTGGCAACCGAAGGCTTTGAGCATCTAACTAAAAGCCGTCCAGCTCTTGTGAAAGAGTTAATGTCCAAGCTTGGTACCCGTTTGTACAAGAGAAGAAAGTTAAAAGCATGA